One Pseudomonas sp. MM213 genomic window, GGCCGATGCATTCCTGATCCTTGACCTGCCAGACCCGCGTGGCCGGGCGTTCGCCCAGTGCAGCGGCAAAGCGCCGACCGAGTTCGCCGCCACCGCTGCGGCTGTCCGGCAGCAGCCAGTGACGCGGGCTGAACTGGTTATCCACAGCCCGCAGGCCCTGGACACGTTGCTCCGGTGCATAACCACTGAATTCGTCGCCTTCGAGCACCAGCAAGCGATCGACGCCGGCGGTGGCAAACGCGTTTTCCTTGTGTTCGCCGAAGACCACGGCCAACACCGCGCCGTCCTTGCCGGCCAGCTGATGCGCCAGGCCGAGCAAATCCTTGTCGTGGCTGCTCAAGCGGCCACCGACCATGTCCGGCACCACGCTGATGTAAAACGCAGGTGCTGGCACTTGATGCAGCGGCAATTGCACTTCAACAGCGGCCGAGCGTTTGGTCGCCCCGCCCTGCTGCGCGCCGCTGCGGTCAATGCGCTTGATGCCGTTGGGACCGATAAAACCGATGCCATGCGGGTTCTTGCGAATGATGCCGTTCGGCCCCATCCAGCTGTGTTGCGCCGGCTGCATGGCCGCGTGCAGCGGGTGCAGGCGGTTACGGGCAATCCATTCGGCGCGGGGGTCGCGGCGGATAATGTCGCTCATCAGTGGGCCTCCGCAGGTTCACGTTGGGCCGGTGTGGACGGTTTGCTTGGCGCTGCGTCTTCAAGCAGTGCGTCCGCCACCAGCTCGGCGATGTCCTTGATCAACGGCCGTGGTTCGACCACGCCTTCGAGCATCGCGGTGCATTGTGGACAACCCACGGCCACCAGTTCGGCGCCGGTTTCGCGGATGTCTTCCATGCGCATGTCGGGGATCCGCTGCTTGCCCGGAATGTCGGTGATCGGCGCGCCGCCACCGCCGCCGCAGCAGCGTGAACGGAAACCGGAGCGTTGCATCTCTTTCACTTCAATCCCGAGGGCGCGCAGCACTTCTCGCGGCGCCTCGTATTCGCCGTTATAGCGACCGAGGTAGCACGGGTCGTGATAGGTCACGCTGCTGCCTTTGTGCTGGCCGAGATTGAGCGCGCCGGCGTCGATGATTTCGGCCATGTAGGTGCTGTGGTGCTGCACCAGGTAGTTGCCGTCGAAGGCGCCGTATTCGTTTTTCAGCACGTGGAAGCTGTGCGGATCGCAGGTGAC contains:
- the etfA gene encoding electron transfer flavoprotein subunit alpha gives rise to the protein MSDIIRRDPRAEWIARNRLHPLHAAMQPAQHSWMGPNGIIRKNPHGIGFIGPNGIKRIDRSGAQQGGATKRSAAVEVQLPLHQVPAPAFYISVVPDMVGGRLSSHDKDLLGLAHQLAGKDGAVLAVVFGEHKENAFATAGVDRLLVLEGDEFSGYAPEQRVQGLRAVDNQFSPRHWLLPDSRSGGGELGRRFAAALGERPATRVWQVKDQECIGRAGAGLQDLARPVARLILAAAECAEPVSETRHEALPVELSTTVARSLSRIEDLGAVAVDPAAIPMAEAEFIFSGGNGVKDWGLFHRTAEALGATEGASRVAVDDGFMARDRQVGASGTWVTARVYVAVGISGAIQHLQGIGACDKVVAINLDPGCDMIKRADLSVIGESAEILQALIDAIAAYRDDAKRDAA